Proteins from one Faecalibacterium sp. I3-3-33 genomic window:
- the lon gene encoding endopeptidase La, with protein sequence MSEKVTIKVERKELHLPTIALRGLVVFPNNLVHFEVGREKSIAAVEWAMANNSNVFLVAQKEMETSEPTQQDLYTYGVVAEVKQVLRVSDELVKVLVEGKYRAKLTELDTTGDFLLSAVRSAPVRAAKPEEAVETEALLRALKTGFDEYLGMNPRLAKDVVFTIVSSDDPMFLTEYMPANLLFRYEDKQAVMNENTLNGRLQRLVEMLRRECQVMKIEKEIAEKVNESMDKNQRDYYLHEQLHIINDELGEGDDTHAEADDYRRKIRELHLAEDSEKKLLKEVDRLSRMQSSNQEATVIRTYLDTCLDLPWNTMTVDDLDIHRAQQILDRDHYGLKKVKDRILETLAVRKLAPDVKAQIICLVGPPGVGKTSIARSIAESLGRKYVRISLGGVRDEAEIRGHRRTYIGAMPGKIISAMITAKSSNPLMLLDEIDKLAGDFRGDPAAALLEALDPEQNSTFNDHFIDIPFDLSHVLFITTANDLGSIPGPLRDRMDVIELPSYTRVEKYNIARKHLLPKQLKACGLTGKVTMNQGALYGIIDGYTREAGVRNLERTITSVLRKCARKIASGEVESVAVTAAMLEELLGPRIVKPDFLNRTNAVGIANGLAWTSVGGETLPIEVQVMDNGTGKITVTGSLGDVMKESAQLAVTWVRVHAEEYGIDPERLKKCDLHIHAPEGAVPKDGPSAGVTLTTALVSCLSGVPVRGDVAMTGEITLHGNVLPIGGLREKSMAAYREGMKTVLIPKDNEPDLYDVDEEVKKNLTFLPMQNLSQVLAAALLKPKAAKSTAGRPRTKKSKAGESRIPAAPEKNQPGAVC encoded by the coding sequence ATGTCTGAAAAAGTTACTATCAAGGTCGAGCGGAAGGAGCTCCATCTGCCTACCATCGCACTGCGCGGACTGGTGGTGTTCCCCAACAACCTTGTTCATTTTGAAGTCGGGCGGGAAAAGAGCATTGCCGCCGTGGAGTGGGCCATGGCCAATAACTCCAATGTATTTCTGGTAGCCCAGAAGGAGATGGAGACCAGCGAGCCCACCCAGCAGGACCTGTACACCTACGGCGTAGTGGCTGAGGTCAAGCAGGTGCTGCGCGTGTCGGACGAGCTGGTCAAGGTGCTGGTGGAGGGCAAGTACCGCGCTAAGCTGACCGAGCTGGATACCACCGGCGATTTTCTGCTGTCTGCTGTGCGCTCCGCTCCGGTGCGTGCCGCAAAGCCTGAAGAAGCTGTGGAGACCGAGGCGCTGCTCCGCGCCCTCAAGACCGGTTTTGACGAGTATCTGGGCATGAACCCGCGCCTTGCCAAGGATGTGGTGTTCACCATCGTTTCCAGCGATGACCCCATGTTCCTCACCGAGTATATGCCGGCAAACCTCTTGTTCCGCTACGAGGACAAGCAGGCCGTGATGAACGAGAACACCCTCAACGGCCGTTTGCAGCGCCTTGTGGAGATGCTGCGCCGTGAATGTCAGGTGATGAAGATCGAAAAGGAGATCGCGGAAAAGGTCAACGAGTCCATGGACAAGAACCAGCGCGATTACTACCTGCACGAGCAGCTGCACATCATCAACGACGAACTGGGCGAAGGGGACGATACCCACGCCGAGGCCGATGACTATCGCCGCAAGATCCGGGAGCTTCACCTTGCCGAGGACAGCGAGAAAAAGCTGCTCAAGGAGGTAGACCGCCTGTCCCGGATGCAGAGCAGCAATCAGGAAGCCACGGTCATCCGTACCTATCTGGATACTTGTCTGGATCTGCCGTGGAACACCATGACCGTGGATGATCTGGATATCCACCGCGCCCAGCAGATCTTAGACCGGGATCACTACGGCCTGAAAAAGGTCAAGGATCGCATTCTGGAAACGCTGGCCGTGCGCAAGCTGGCACCGGACGTGAAGGCACAGATCATCTGTCTGGTAGGCCCTCCGGGCGTTGGCAAGACCAGTATTGCACGTTCCATCGCAGAAAGCCTTGGCCGCAAGTATGTGCGCATCAGTCTGGGCGGCGTGCGGGACGAAGCCGAGATCCGCGGTCATCGCCGCACCTACATCGGTGCCATGCCCGGCAAGATCATCAGCGCCATGATCACCGCCAAGTCCTCCAACCCCCTGATGCTGCTGGATGAGATCGACAAGCTGGCAGGGGACTTCCGGGGCGACCCGGCGGCAGCTCTGCTGGAGGCACTGGACCCGGAGCAGAACAGCACCTTTAACGATCATTTCATTGATATCCCGTTTGATCTGAGCCATGTGCTCTTTATCACCACCGCGAACGACTTGGGCAGCATCCCCGGCCCGCTGCGCGACCGTATGGACGTCATCGAGCTGCCCAGCTATACCCGCGTGGAAAAATACAATATTGCCCGCAAGCATTTGCTGCCCAAGCAGCTTAAGGCCTGCGGTCTGACCGGCAAGGTCACCATGAACCAGGGCGCACTCTACGGCATCATCGACGGCTATACCCGCGAGGCCGGTGTGCGTAATCTGGAGCGCACCATCACCAGTGTGCTGCGCAAGTGCGCCCGCAAGATCGCTTCCGGCGAGGTGGAAAGCGTGGCGGTGACTGCCGCCATGCTGGAGGAACTGCTGGGTCCCCGCATCGTCAAGCCGGACTTCCTCAACCGCACTAACGCCGTTGGCATCGCCAACGGTCTGGCATGGACCAGCGTAGGCGGCGAGACCCTGCCCATCGAGGTGCAGGTCATGGACAACGGTACCGGCAAGATCACCGTTACCGGCTCTCTGGGCGATGTGATGAAGGAGAGCGCGCAGCTGGCAGTCACTTGGGTGCGCGTCCACGCCGAGGAATACGGCATCGACCCCGAGCGGCTGAAAAAGTGCGATCTGCACATCCACGCCCCCGAGGGCGCTGTGCCCAAGGATGGCCCTTCTGCCGGTGTCACCCTGACCACGGCACTGGTGTCCTGCCTGTCCGGCGTTCCGGTGCGCGGCGATGTGGCAATGACCGGCGAGATCACCCTGCACGGCAATGTGCTGCCCATCGGCGGTCTGCGGGAAAAGAGCATGGCTGCCTACCGCGAGGGCATGAAGACCGTGCTCATCCCCAAGGACAACGAGCCTGACCTGTACGATGTGGACGAGGAAGTTAAGAAGAACCTGACCTTCCTGCCCATGCAGAACCTCTCGCAGGTGCTGGCTGCCGCTCTGCTCAAGCCGAAGGCTGCCAAGAGCACCGCAGGCCGTCCCCGCACCAAAAAGTCCAAGGCAGGGGAGAGCCGCATCCCTGCCGCGCCTGAGAAGAACCAGCCGGGCGCTGTCTGCTGA
- the pheS gene encoding phenylalanine--tRNA ligase subunit alpha has protein sequence MQAMIDELAKQAAESLGQVSSKETLASFWQEYLSKNGKIPALMKNLRTVAPEERPAMGKIINELKQKVQADYDAAAETVKQAELAARNAAETVDITLPAKTRPVGGLHPLTLITNQIIDVFSGMGFSVGTFPEIEDDDHNFTRLNVPKDHPARDMQDTFYLSDEFLLRTQTSGGQIRTMDVQKPPIKILMPGRVFRSDSDATHSPMFHQMEGLVVDKGITLGDLQGALNTFVQKLFGADTRTRLRPSYFPFTEPSVEVDVSCFECHGKGCPLCKHTGWIEVLGGGVVNRKVLENCNIDPDEYSGFAFGIGIERIAMLKYGINNIGLMFENNLQFLKQFHE, from the coding sequence ATGCAAGCAATGATCGATGAGCTGGCTAAGCAGGCCGCTGAAAGCCTTGGTCAGGTGTCCAGCAAGGAGACGCTGGCTTCCTTCTGGCAGGAGTACCTCAGCAAAAACGGCAAGATCCCTGCCCTGATGAAGAATCTGCGCACTGTTGCGCCGGAAGAGCGCCCCGCCATGGGCAAAATCATCAACGAACTCAAGCAGAAGGTGCAGGCAGACTACGATGCCGCCGCCGAGACCGTGAAGCAGGCAGAACTTGCTGCCCGCAACGCCGCCGAGACGGTGGATATCACCCTGCCCGCCAAGACCCGCCCCGTGGGCGGTCTGCACCCGCTGACCTTGATCACCAACCAGATCATCGACGTGTTCTCCGGCATGGGCTTTTCGGTGGGCACCTTCCCGGAGATCGAGGACGATGACCACAACTTTACCCGCCTGAACGTGCCCAAGGATCACCCCGCCCGCGATATGCAGGATACCTTCTATCTGTCCGATGAATTCCTGCTGCGTACCCAGACTTCCGGCGGCCAGATCCGCACCATGGACGTTCAGAAGCCGCCCATCAAGATCCTGATGCCCGGCCGCGTGTTCCGCTCCGACTCGGACGCTACCCACAGCCCCATGTTCCACCAGATGGAAGGTCTGGTCGTGGATAAGGGCATCACGCTGGGCGACCTGCAGGGTGCGCTGAACACCTTTGTGCAGAAGCTGTTCGGTGCCGACACCCGCACCCGCCTGCGTCCCTCCTACTTCCCGTTCACCGAGCCCAGCGTGGAGGTGGACGTGAGCTGCTTCGAGTGCCACGGCAAGGGCTGCCCCCTGTGCAAGCACACCGGCTGGATCGAGGTTCTGGGCGGCGGCGTCGTCAACCGTAAGGTGCTGGAAAACTGCAACATTGACCCGGACGAGTACTCCGGCTTCGCCTTTGGCATTGGCATCGAGCGTATCGCCATGCTGAAGTACGGCATCAACAACATTGGTCTGATGTTCGAGAATAATCTGCAGTTCCTCAAGCAGTTCCACGAATAA
- the hslO gene encoding Hsp33 family molecular chaperone HslO — protein MANLIRGLSENGGVVFCGVDSTDIVRKAEKLHTTSATCSAALGRLLTGATLMGSMLKDDRDRITLRVAGGGPAGVLIACTDGTGNVKGCIDNPLVELPAKANGHLDVGTAVGKNGVLTVIRDNRLQKEPTVGQVPLVSGEIAEDLTSYYAYSEQVPTVMALGVLVDKDLSILCAGGFMVQLLPGATDAEIDQLEKNINAMPSVTELLHAGKTPEDMMQLALAGFTPNVLDERTVQYQCDCSAERTKEMLLSLGRAELERMRDEDPTCEVVCHFCHSKYQYDLNALLTEYDAQAAQAAEAAQPIQ, from the coding sequence ATGGCAAACCTGATCCGCGGCCTGTCTGAGAACGGCGGTGTCGTGTTCTGCGGTGTGGATTCCACCGATATCGTCCGTAAAGCAGAAAAGCTTCACACCACAAGCGCCACTTGCAGCGCGGCACTGGGCCGCCTGCTCACGGGCGCGACCCTGATGGGCTCTATGCTCAAGGATGACCGCGACCGCATCACCCTGCGTGTGGCGGGCGGCGGCCCTGCGGGCGTGCTCATCGCCTGCACCGACGGTACCGGCAACGTGAAGGGCTGCATTGATAACCCGCTGGTGGAGCTACCCGCCAAAGCCAACGGCCATCTGGACGTAGGCACTGCCGTGGGTAAAAATGGCGTGCTGACTGTCATCCGGGACAACCGCCTGCAAAAGGAGCCCACAGTCGGGCAGGTGCCGCTGGTATCCGGCGAGATCGCCGAGGATCTGACCAGCTACTATGCGTACAGCGAGCAGGTGCCCACTGTGATGGCACTGGGCGTGTTGGTGGACAAGGACCTGTCCATCCTCTGCGCCGGCGGCTTTATGGTACAGCTGCTGCCCGGCGCTACTGATGCCGAAATCGACCAGCTGGAAAAGAACATCAACGCCATGCCCTCTGTCACCGAGCTGCTCCATGCGGGCAAGACCCCCGAGGACATGATGCAGCTGGCGCTGGCGGGCTTTACCCCCAACGTGCTGGACGAGCGCACGGTGCAGTACCAGTGCGATTGCAGTGCCGAGCGCACCAAGGAGATGCTGCTCAGCCTTGGTCGTGCCGAACTTGAGCGGATGCGGGACGAGGATCCCACCTGTGAGGTGGTGTGCCATTTCTGCCACAGCAAGTATCAGTACGACCTGAACGCCCTGCTTACTGAGTACGATGCACAGGCAGCACAGGCCGCTGAAGCCGCTCAGCCCATCCAGTGA
- a CDS encoding class I SAM-dependent DNA methyltransferase, whose amino-acid sequence MAYNEFAYFYDEFNGEADYDALYSQIHAKLEAHGIHDGIVADLGCGTGELTLMLTQAGYDMIGIDQSEEMLCVVRDKAEQLGLSGRLLLLRQDLLKLDLYGTIRAAVSTFDTLNHIPDLDTAIANAGFFMEKGGVFLFDMNTPYKHRKVLGDNAFTFEEEDASCVWRNHYNAADRKVEITVDIDYHETGEHFHEEFCEYTYDLDTIRASLEKHGFALESVCDGETFGPLTEESQRYFFCATKQYTQLEE is encoded by the coding sequence ATGGCTTACAATGAATTTGCCTATTTTTACGATGAATTCAACGGCGAAGCGGACTACGACGCCCTGTACAGCCAGATCCATGCAAAGCTGGAAGCCCACGGCATCCATGACGGCATTGTAGCTGACCTTGGCTGCGGCACCGGGGAGCTGACCCTGATGCTGACGCAGGCAGGCTACGATATGATCGGCATCGACCAGTCGGAGGAGATGCTCTGCGTGGTGCGGGATAAGGCCGAGCAACTGGGGCTTTCCGGCCGCTTGCTGCTGCTCCGGCAGGACCTGCTCAAGCTGGATCTCTACGGCACCATCCGGGCGGCGGTATCCACCTTTGATACCCTCAACCACATCCCGGATCTGGATACCGCCATTGCCAACGCAGGCTTTTTTATGGAAAAAGGCGGCGTGTTCCTCTTTGATATGAACACCCCCTATAAGCACCGGAAGGTTCTGGGCGATAACGCATTCACCTTTGAGGAAGAGGATGCCTCCTGCGTGTGGCGCAACCACTATAACGCTGCCGACCGCAAGGTGGAGATCACGGTGGATATTGATTATCACGAGACTGGCGAGCATTTCCACGAGGAATTCTGCGAGTACACCTACGATCTGGACACCATCCGTGCATCGCTGGAAAAGCACGGCTTTGCGCTGGAAAGCGTCTGCGATGGCGAGACTTTCGGCCCGCTGACCGAAGAAAGCCAGCGCTACTTCTTCTGCGCAACAAAACAGTATACACAACTGGAGGAATAA
- the yihA gene encoding ribosome biogenesis GTP-binding protein YihA/YsxC, with protein MIFNKADFIASYGISSQLPESDRPELSFSGRSNVGKSSLINKLCSRKNLARVSSTPGKTATINFYSVDDCYFVDLPGYGYAKVSNADRERWDDLINSYFEAPRHHTLLVQLLDCRHAPSADDLQMLCYLHYHRIPYVVALTKADKLKKSQLAKTQEDFENICRPYGCQKVVLTSGENGYGIPELQAVLNAAVAAENEEAE; from the coding sequence ATGATCTTCAATAAAGCTGATTTTATTGCCAGCTATGGCATTTCCAGTCAGCTGCCCGAAAGTGACCGCCCGGAGTTGAGCTTTTCGGGGCGCTCCAACGTGGGCAAATCCAGCCTGATCAACAAGCTGTGCAGCCGCAAAAATCTGGCGCGCGTGTCCAGTACGCCGGGCAAAACAGCTACCATCAACTTCTATTCTGTGGACGACTGCTATTTTGTGGATCTGCCGGGCTACGGCTACGCCAAGGTGAGCAACGCCGACCGCGAGCGATGGGATGACCTCATCAACAGCTATTTCGAGGCACCTCGCCACCACACCCTGCTGGTGCAGCTGCTGGACTGCCGCCACGCCCCCAGCGCAGATGATTTGCAGATGCTGTGCTACCTGCACTACCACCGCATCCCCTATGTGGTGGCGCTGACCAAGGCGGATAAGCTGAAAAAGAGCCAGCTTGCCAAAACCCAGGAGGACTTCGAAAACATCTGCCGCCCCTACGGCTGCCAGAAGGTGGTGCTGACCAGCGGCGAAAACGGCTACGGCATCCCGGAACTGCAAGCGGTGCTCAACGCCGCAGTGGCTGCGGAAAACGAGGAAGCGGAGTAA
- a CDS encoding sporulation protein YqfD, whose amino-acid sequence MEAASFWAGIRFTARNGSPEALLTDAAGQGLHLYGISSLPGGFCAHCAAWQYRRLAALARHRRVRLRVEKRKGLYFLLRPLLRRKGLWVGLAAWGLVLVWLQGLVWAMDYGSLTTGQRARAGAVLRSCGLQPGTAVTEELLRTGEYALLESGEFSWASLNFEKGRLAVEAAPARARPEIAAGTLHGLRARCNGTVLRTNLTSGTMLVVPGQTVEAGQGLIGTARSERDGTLIFAPAAGTVVAQLEWATNQSVPLAETLPQLTGENKTNYRLFFAGHSVALFPSAPDGDGLCRTRHLQLEVFGLPLPCAVEETTYYGQQQETMYRTEAQALTLARLQGLRALHDAFPDAETFARREECTVQEDTLHYNAVYTVAADICT is encoded by the coding sequence ATGGAAGCTGCAAGCTTTTGGGCCGGGATACGCTTTACCGCCCGGAACGGCAGCCCCGAGGCGCTTTTGACCGATGCCGCCGGACAAGGGCTGCATTTATATGGCATTTCTTCCCTGCCCGGGGGCTTTTGCGCCCACTGCGCTGCTTGGCAGTACCGGCGGCTGGCCGCACTTGCCCGGCACAGGCGGGTGCGGCTGCGGGTGGAAAAGCGAAAAGGGCTCTATTTTTTGCTCCGTCCGCTGCTGCGGCGCAAGGGGCTGTGGGTAGGGCTGGCCGCTTGGGGGCTGGTGCTGGTCTGGCTGCAAGGGCTGGTGTGGGCGATGGACTATGGCAGCCTGACCACCGGGCAACGGGCGCGGGCGGGTGCAGTGCTGCGCAGCTGCGGCTTGCAGCCCGGCACTGCCGTAACTGAGGAGCTGCTGCGCACCGGAGAGTATGCCCTGCTGGAAAGCGGGGAGTTCTCGTGGGCAAGCCTGAATTTTGAAAAAGGCAGGCTTGCGGTGGAGGCTGCCCCTGCACGCGCACGGCCGGAGATCGCCGCAGGCACCCTGCACGGACTACGGGCAAGGTGCAATGGAACGGTGCTGCGTACAAATCTTACCAGCGGCACCATGCTGGTAGTGCCCGGGCAGACCGTAGAGGCCGGGCAGGGGCTGATCGGTACGGCGCGCAGCGAGCGGGACGGCACACTGATCTTTGCCCCGGCAGCGGGCACGGTGGTGGCACAGCTGGAATGGGCGACAAACCAGAGCGTTCCGCTGGCAGAGACCCTGCCGCAGCTGACCGGCGAAAACAAAACAAATTACCGACTATTTTTTGCGGGTCATTCTGTCGCGCTTTTCCCTTCCGCACCCGATGGGGACGGGCTGTGCCGCACCCGGCATCTGCAATTAGAAGTTTTCGGTCTGCCCCTGCCCTGCGCGGTGGAGGAGACCACCTATTACGGGCAGCAGCAAGAGACGATGTACCGCACCGAGGCGCAGGCGCTTACGCTGGCACGGTTACAGGGGCTGCGGGCGCTGCACGATGCTTTCCCGGATGCTGAGACCTTCGCCCGCCGGGAGGAATGCACCGTGCAGGAGGATACGTTGCATTATAATGCGGTGTATACCGTGGCGGCAGATATCTGCACATAA
- a CDS encoding YabP/YqfC family sporulation protein → MARAHHDRRTPGDWLRGLFRQPPPGFYSRPAVYLSGDQMEIEHFCTVLFFDENKLCLRLAKGRFTVYGSGLRICTLTAARLTVQGQFLRTDFSDE, encoded by the coding sequence ATGGCCAGAGCACATCACGACCGGCGCACCCCGGGCGACTGGCTGCGCGGGCTGTTCCGACAGCCGCCGCCCGGGTTTTACAGCCGCCCTGCCGTATACCTGAGCGGCGACCAGATGGAGATAGAGCATTTTTGCACGGTGTTGTTTTTTGATGAAAACAAGCTGTGCCTGCGGCTGGCAAAGGGGCGGTTCACGGTATACGGCAGCGGACTGCGCATCTGCACCCTGACCGCCGCCCGGCTGACAGTACAGGGGCAGTTTTTGCGCACCGATTTTTCCGATGAATAG